One Papaver somniferum cultivar HN1 chromosome 10, ASM357369v1, whole genome shotgun sequence genomic window carries:
- the LOC113318208 gene encoding phosphate transporter PHO1 homolog 5-like encodes MKFEKEMRSQMVPEWQGAYMDYTSLRLILEDLKLFKFNTPPQHHSHATHQHHHHHHHNPVGAGISTLYRSFSGLVVARSVPSITTSKSINGTTTSTNNGHHHHHHHHHHQNNNHHHGIFHHDEEPVILVQSMRGHHHHDLEQGVPQSSQNYEKYETKFLMSNEDGGEYEVAFFKTLDEEFNAVNKFYRDKVDEVMNEAAVLTKQMDALVAFRVKVEHPDHGKFEQLCKEIARSASAFSVSSPKGDSSSTESSVTGRMEVIQESNETSTRGSSVGEYEPSNDDDVEQEKQNEEDDEGEEKPLKIIIPAHLELLSTVKINSPSGTPRSTIKGILKKKRKNNLSFNKKNLKKAEEQLQSAFVHFYHKLQLLKSFSYLNLLAFSKTMKKYDKITSRHASKIYLHMVDNSYIGSSDDVTRLMDRVEASFIKHFSKSNRSEGMNILRSKKKKERHVTTFSSGLFSGCAISLLICLILVINLRNVINKDGFTQYMETMFPLYSLFGFLVLHLLLYSAAIYFWKRYQINYPFIFGFKQGTELGFREVFLLSTILATAALACVLANLDMELDIKTKRYKAITELLPLALVSAILLIIICPFNIVYRSSRIFLLRTTFRAISAPLYRVTLSDFMLADQLSSQGQALRSVAFYICYYGSGDYKRRETSCKVDVVYNSFYIALAAFPFWLRALQCFRRYFEEKDGMQGINGFKYLSIVLSVSLVTAYGKRHTTELYVMAWISAISAAIIAIYWDIVFDWGLLQKNSKNPWLRDKLLVPHKSVYYGIMVMDVLLRFAWLQTVLNIQVSFLHKEAMVVVVACLEIFRRGVWNFFRIENEHLNNVGKFRAFTTVPLPFNYHELEDKDE; translated from the exons ATGAAGTTTGAGAAAGAGATGAGGTCACAAATGGTGCCGGAATGGCAAGGAGCTTATATGGATTACACATCCCTCAGGCTCATACTTGaggatcttaaacttttcaaattcAACACTCCCCCACAACATCATTCTCATGCtactcatcaacatcatcatcatcaccatcataacCCTGTTGGTGCTGGAATATCTACTCTTTACAGAAGCTTTAGTGGACTAGTGGTTGCTCGTAGCGTCCCTAGCATCACCACCTCTAAAAGTATCAACGGTACTACAACCAGTACTAATAAcggccatcatcatcatcatcatcatcatcatcatcaaaataataATCACCATCATGGTATATTTCACCATGATGAAGAACCGGTGATATTAGTGCAATCAATGCGAGGTCATCATCATCATGACTTAGAACAAGGAGTACCTCAATCaagtcaaaattatgaaaaatatgaGACGAAGTTCTTGATGTCAAACGAAGATGGAGGAGAATATGAAGTAGCTTTCTTTAAGACACTTGATGAGGAGTTCAACGCGGTTAATAAGTTTTACAGAGACAAAGTGGATGAAGTTATGAATGAAGCTGCTGTTTTGACTAAACAAATGGATGCTTTAGTTGCTTTTAGAGTTAAAGTTGAGCATCCTGATCACGGAAAGTTTGAACAACTCTGTAAAGAAATCGCTAGATCTGCTTCGGCATTTTCTGTCTCTTCACCTAAGGGCGACTCCAGCAGTACTGAAAGCTCCG TAACAGGGCGTATGGAAGTGATACAAGAAAGTAATGAAACAAGTACCCGTGGAAGTTCAGTTGGAGAATATGAACCGAGCAACGATGATGACGTGGAacaggaaaaacaaaatgaagaagatgacgaaggtGAAGAGAAGCCTTTAAAGATCATAATACCAGCTCATTTGGAGCTTTTGAGTACTGTGAAGATCAACAGCCCATCTGGAACTCCACGTTCGACGATAAAAGGCATCCTCAAGAAGAAACGAAAGAATAATTtgagtttcaacaaaaaaaacttgaagaaagctgaagaacaacTACAGTCTGCATTCGTTCATTTCTATCACAAACTTCAACTTTTGAAAAGTTTCAGTTATCTAAATCTCTTAGCATTTTCCAAGACCATGAAGAAATATGACAAG ATAACATCAAGACATGCATCAAAAATATATTTGCACATGGTGGATAACTCTTACATCGGTAGCTCTGACGATGTTACTAGGCTAATGGACAGAGTTGAGGCTTCATTCATCAAACACTTTTCGAAGTCAAACCGTAGCGAAGGCATGAACATCTTGAGatcgaaaaaaaagaaagaaagacacGTAACAACATTTTCCTCGG GTTTATTTTCTGGCTGCGCAATATCGCTTCTAATATGCCTAATTTTGGTCATAAATCTTAGAAATGTCATAAACAAAGATGGCTTTACGCAGTACATGGAAACTATGTTTCCACTCTACAG TTTATTTGGATTTCTAGTCCTACACTTGCTCTTGTATTCAGCAGCCATATACTTTTGGAAGCGATATCAAATCAATTACCCGTTCATATTTGGTTTCAAGCAAGGAACAGAATTGGGATTCAGAGAAGTCTTTTTATTAAGTACAATTCTCGCAACAGCTGCCCTTGCCTGTGTACTTGCTAACCTAGACATGGAATTGGATATAAAAACCAAAAGATACAAAGCGATCACGGAACTCCTCCCTCTGGCATTAGTTTCC GCTATACTTCTCATAATAATTTGTCCGTTCAACATTGTATATCGCTCTAGTCGTATATTCCTACTGCGAACTACATTCCGAGCTATCAGTGCACCTTTGTACAGG GTCACTCTATCGGATTTCATGTTGGCAGATCAGCTAAGTAGTCAG GGCCAAGCTCTTAGAAGTGTTGCATTTTACATCTGTTATTATGGTTCGGGTGACTACAAAAGGAGAGAGACCAGTTGCAAAGTAGACGTTGTTTACAATTCATTCTATATCGCCTTAGCTGCCTTTCCATTTTGGTTACGCGCCTTACAG TGTTTTCGACgatattttgaagaaaaagatGGGATGCAGGGAATTAATGGTTTCAAATACTTAAGTATTGTTTTGTCTGTGAGCCTGGTAACGGCTTATGGTAAAAGACATACAACAGAACTGTACGTAATGGCTTGGATAAGCGCGATCAGTGCAGCTATCATTGCTATATATTGGGATATTGTTTTTGACTGGGGACTCCTACAAAAGAATTCGAAGAACCCTTGGTTAAGAGACAAGCTTCTTGTTCCACATAAAAGTGTTTATTACGGAATAATGGTAATGGATGTGTTGCTGAGATTTGCCTGGCTACAAACTGTGTTGAACATTCAAGTTTCTTTCTTACATAAAGAAGctatggttgttgttgttgcatgCCTAGAGATCTTTCGTCGCGGTGTATGGAATTTCTTCAG gATAGAGAATGAACACCTAAACAACGTTGGCAAGTTTCGTGCGTTCACAACCGTACCTCTCCCTTTCAACTATCACGAGTTGGAAGATAAAGATGAGTGA
- the LOC113315885 gene encoding uncharacterized protein LOC113315885 gives MSLTYEGFCEGKRISNAVNKSIIKTIKVETNEIIDCYDIYRQPSLNHPLLCNHKIQMERSSYPKGMKSDNFGTFQLTQTWHKYGLYQEGTIPIRRKGKNYDPKLLHKHRPLRLSPYKTNITSPDDVNEFHGHEYATIALEGNFLGAQAKINLWQPVTEYQHC, from the exons ATGAGTCTCACTTATGAAGGATTCTGTGAAGGAAAAAGGATTTCAAATGCAGTGaataaatcaataatcaaaaccaTTAAG GTTGAAACTAATGAGATCATCGATTGTTATGATATTTATAGACAACCAAGTCTTAATCATCCTTTGCTTTGTAATCACAAAATACAA ATGGAACGAAGTTCGTACCCGAAAGGTATGAAATCAGATAATTTCGGAACATTTCAACTTACACAAACTTGGCATAAGTATGGATTATATCAAGAAGGAACTATCCCTATTCGAAGGAAAGGAAAAAACTACGATCCCAAACTTTTGCATAAACATAGACCTTTAAGATTATCACCTTATAAGACTAATATTACATCACCAGACGAtgttaatgaattccatggaCATGAG TACGCAACCATTGCGTTGGAAGGAAATTTTCTAGGAGCACAAGCAAAAATCAATCTTTGGCAGCCGGTTACTGAA TATCAACACTGTTGA
- the LOC113318281 gene encoding uncharacterized protein LOC113318281: MDGMCTGNYMVTIIRAFSYSGRMTDTKTRVDTTSCVMVLCTYLQLLPLDAISLRSPPSMVAKEMPPLASTGTKIVDTGGYNYKVFRLVIIQVFSSKNYQAGQHG; this comes from the exons ATGGATGGAAT GTGTACCGGAAACTATATGGTGACGATTATACGCGCTTTTTCATATTCTGGACG aatGACGGATACAAAAACTCGGGTTGATACAACCTCATGTGTGATGGTTTTGTGCACATATCTTCAACTATTGCCCTTGGATGCAATTTCACTGAGGTCTCCACCTTCAATGGTAGCCAAAGAGATGCCACCTTTAGCATCCACAGG GACCAAAATAGTGGACACTGGTGGGTACAATTATAAGGTATTTCGGTTGGTTATTATCCAAGTATTCTCTTCAAAGAATTATCAAGCAGGGCAACACGGGTAA